In one window of uncultured Sphaerochaeta sp. DNA:
- a CDS encoding glutamine--tRNA ligase/YqeY domain fusion protein produces the protein MDEHNEVETKEKTPLNFLERIIEDDLASGRVPNNTIVTRFPPEPNGYLHIGHIKSICINFGLAEKYQGRCHLRFDDTNPEKEDMEYINSIKRDIKWLGYEWGEYEYHASDYYQQLYEIAIELIKQGKAYVDSLTAEQMKEYRGTLKEPGKNSPDRERSIEENLRLFLEMREGKHPEGKYILRAKIDMSSPNLNMRDPALYRIKFASHPRTGDAWCIYPMYDFTHPISDAIEGITHSICTLEFEDHRPAYDWATSIDGIEHTPHQYEFARLNINYFVMSKRRLLNLVKLGIVDGWDDPRMPTISGIRRRGYSPESMKDFISRVGVAKVEGVVDYSLLEFCVREDLNKRADRLMVVLDPLKLVIDNYPEDKVEYFEAVDNPEDPNSKTHQIPFSRELYIEREDFMEDPPKKYHRLYPGNEVRLKYAYYVTAHSVVKDDDGTIVEVHCTYDPESRGGSTPDGRKVKGTSHWVSASEGVTIEARLYDKLFLTEYPGKETGNYLDDLNPDSLQIVNNAKAEPQIKHAKEGDYLQFIRNGYFCLDSKASSQDHLVFNRTVTLKDSWAKLKKKMGM, from the coding sequence ATGGACGAGCACAACGAAGTGGAGACGAAAGAGAAGACTCCCCTGAATTTTTTGGAACGCATTATCGAGGATGACCTGGCATCTGGGCGGGTTCCTAATAATACCATTGTAACCAGATTCCCCCCTGAACCCAATGGTTATCTGCATATCGGACACATCAAGTCTATCTGTATCAATTTTGGACTTGCTGAAAAATACCAAGGTCGCTGCCACCTCCGTTTTGACGACACCAATCCTGAGAAGGAAGATATGGAGTATATCAACTCCATCAAGCGTGACATCAAATGGCTGGGCTATGAATGGGGCGAGTATGAGTACCATGCCTCTGACTATTATCAGCAGCTGTATGAGATAGCAATTGAGTTGATCAAACAAGGGAAAGCCTATGTTGACAGCCTCACTGCTGAGCAGATGAAGGAGTACCGGGGAACCTTGAAGGAACCTGGGAAAAACAGTCCCGACCGGGAGAGAAGCATAGAGGAGAACCTTAGGTTGTTCCTTGAGATGCGTGAAGGCAAGCACCCAGAAGGAAAGTATATCCTTCGTGCCAAGATCGATATGTCCAGTCCTAATCTCAATATGCGTGACCCGGCTCTTTACCGTATCAAGTTTGCCTCACATCCAAGAACCGGGGATGCATGGTGCATCTACCCAATGTATGATTTCACTCATCCCATCAGTGATGCAATTGAAGGCATCACCCACTCAATCTGTACCTTGGAGTTTGAAGACCATCGACCTGCCTATGATTGGGCAACCAGTATTGATGGTATTGAGCATACACCTCACCAGTATGAATTCGCTCGCTTGAATATCAACTATTTCGTGATGAGCAAGAGAAGGCTCCTCAACTTGGTTAAACTGGGAATTGTGGATGGATGGGATGATCCAAGGATGCCTACCATCAGTGGTATCAGGAGACGAGGATATTCCCCTGAATCGATGAAGGATTTTATCAGCCGTGTAGGAGTTGCAAAGGTTGAAGGCGTCGTTGACTACTCCTTGTTGGAGTTCTGTGTTCGTGAAGACCTGAACAAGCGTGCTGATCGACTGATGGTCGTCCTTGATCCTTTGAAACTGGTCATCGACAACTACCCAGAAGACAAGGTCGAGTACTTCGAGGCTGTGGACAACCCTGAAGACCCGAACAGCAAGACCCATCAGATTCCATTCTCACGTGAACTATACATCGAGCGGGAAGACTTCATGGAAGACCCACCAAAGAAGTATCACAGGCTCTATCCTGGCAATGAGGTAAGACTCAAGTACGCTTACTATGTGACTGCTCACTCGGTAGTAAAGGATGATGATGGTACCATTGTGGAAGTGCATTGCACCTATGACCCAGAGTCCAGAGGGGGATCTACCCCTGATGGAAGAAAGGTCAAGGGGACAAGTCACTGGGTCAGTGCTTCTGAAGGGGTAACCATAGAGGCGCGCCTCTATGATAAGTTGTTCCTCACTGAGTATCCAGGGAAGGAGACAGGCAACTATCTTGATGACCTGAATCCCGATTCCTTGCAAATCGTCAACAATGCAAAAGCAGAGCCTCAGATTAAGCATGCAAAGGAAGGAGATTACCTGCAGTTTATCCGCAACGGCTACTTCTGCCTTGACAGCAAGGCCAGCAGTCAAGACCATCTCGTTTTCAATAGAACGGTAACGCTCAAGGACTCTTGGGCTAAGTTGAAAAAGAAGATGGGTATGTGA
- a CDS encoding amidohydrolase family protein, protein MNYFFDQHFHVMNIVHPNLLSFFSSLEGGIGDLVTSGTLSPSYILTNKNRKSAALLNRITNTLTTFEQTIGETLVMMENDLMGKFPSHDEEALRPEEPYIRDGKMHMRSRTYDKMAMCPLLMDFSSNKIRNDSLYYPAPNEEKILDYVKDTLEGFEYYRTNHPDGLFEFFPFLGINPQVHTMDFIEKLLDTYIHKENDKKQFYGVKFYPPMGYDPWPTDPEQRDKVIMIYEFCSKHDIPIMTHCDDQGFRGVPAKEAWKYTAPSSYKPVLARYPMLRIDFAHYGWQYNQLQKNPLSLISGLTSRVPDSPWFYDLVELMQLYPNVYADVSFSGSNPDFYLLLSNYMKSIDEEQRQTILSRSLFGTDFSVNLVKVESYTSYYRIFEESPFTDDEIHQMVHSNPLKFMHLNNN, encoded by the coding sequence ATGAATTACTTCTTCGATCAGCATTTCCATGTAATGAATATTGTACATCCAAATTTGCTGTCGTTCTTCTCCTCGTTGGAAGGAGGTATTGGGGACTTGGTAACCAGTGGAACCCTCTCCCCAAGCTATATCCTGACCAACAAGAATCGCAAGAGCGCAGCACTGCTCAACCGTATCACCAATACATTGACTACCTTTGAACAGACCATCGGGGAGACCCTGGTCATGATGGAGAATGACCTCATGGGGAAGTTCCCCAGTCATGACGAGGAAGCCCTTCGACCTGAAGAGCCTTATATCCGTGACGGAAAGATGCACATGCGTTCCCGTACTTATGACAAGATGGCAATGTGCCCGCTCTTGATGGATTTCTCCAGCAACAAGATCAGGAACGACTCACTCTACTACCCTGCCCCCAATGAAGAAAAAATCCTGGATTATGTGAAGGACACCTTGGAAGGGTTTGAATATTACAGAACAAACCATCCCGATGGATTGTTCGAGTTCTTCCCTTTTCTGGGTATCAACCCCCAGGTCCATACCATGGACTTCATAGAGAAACTGCTGGACACCTATATTCATAAGGAAAATGACAAGAAGCAATTCTATGGCGTTAAGTTCTACCCGCCAATGGGCTACGACCCATGGCCTACCGACCCAGAACAACGTGACAAAGTCATCATGATCTATGAGTTCTGCTCCAAGCATGACATTCCGATCATGACCCACTGTGACGATCAAGGTTTTAGGGGAGTACCTGCAAAGGAAGCCTGGAAATATACTGCACCATCTTCCTATAAACCGGTACTTGCCCGCTACCCTATGCTCAGGATTGACTTCGCACACTATGGTTGGCAGTACAACCAACTACAGAAGAATCCCTTGTCTCTTATTTCTGGTTTGACAAGCAGGGTACCTGATTCTCCCTGGTTCTATGATCTTGTTGAGTTGATGCAGCTCTATCCAAATGTGTATGCAGATGTATCATTCAGTGGAAGCAACCCTGATTTCTACCTACTACTCTCCAATTACATGAAATCAATTGATGAAGAGCAAAGGCAGACCATACTCTCCAGAAGTCTCTTTGGTACTGATTTCTCGGTCAATCTTGTTAAAGTTGAATCATACACATCATATTATCGAATTTTTGAGGAGTCACCCTTCACTGATGACGAGATTCATCAGATGGTTCATAGCAATCCCCTCAAGTTCATGCACCTGAACAACAATTGA
- a CDS encoding rubrerythrin — protein MELKGSKTEKNLQDAFAGESMARNKYTYYASKAKKEGYVQIANLFEETAFNEKEHAKIWFKLLQESGEIPTTTTNLKDAAAGEHYEWTDMYANFAKEAREEGFTKIATLFEMVAAIEKHHEQRYLDLLKNVEGGLVFSRDGDQMWKCSNCGHIVIGKKAPGICPVCNHPQAYFEIVAKNY, from the coding sequence ATGGAATTGAAAGGATCAAAAACAGAGAAGAACTTGCAAGATGCTTTTGCTGGCGAGTCCATGGCTCGGAACAAGTATACCTATTATGCCTCTAAGGCAAAGAAAGAAGGGTATGTGCAGATTGCTAATCTCTTCGAGGAAACTGCTTTTAATGAGAAAGAACATGCAAAAATCTGGTTCAAGCTTTTGCAGGAATCTGGTGAGATCCCTACCACCACAACTAACCTGAAGGATGCAGCTGCCGGTGAACACTATGAGTGGACCGATATGTATGCAAACTTTGCAAAGGAAGCTCGTGAAGAGGGCTTTACCAAGATTGCTACCTTGTTTGAAATGGTTGCCGCCATCGAAAAGCACCATGAGCAGCGCTATCTCGACCTCTTGAAGAACGTTGAGGGTGGTTTGGTATTCAGTCGTGATGGAGACCAGATGTGGAAGTGTTCCAACTGTGGTCATATTGTCATCGGCAAAAAGGCTCCTGGCATTTGCCCGGTTTGTAACCATCCGCAGGCTTATTTCGAGATTGTTGCAAAGAACTATTAA
- a CDS encoding transcriptional repressor — MKDKRQTIQKGLVWEAVTNASNHPNAEQIYERIVEKHPSISRATVYRNLNSLVEEGKVKRVRVLGGPDHFDRTLGNHYHIQCIHCKRVDDIELFEDINLSQRNVDTNGYTLESYEIVFNGICPECKNMRAAQ; from the coding sequence ATGAAAGATAAGCGACAAACAATACAAAAGGGACTGGTGTGGGAAGCTGTGACTAACGCTTCCAACCATCCAAATGCTGAACAAATCTACGAGCGTATTGTTGAGAAACATCCATCGATCAGTAGAGCAACTGTATATCGAAACCTGAACTCACTTGTTGAAGAAGGAAAGGTAAAGCGTGTCAGGGTTCTCGGCGGTCCTGACCATTTTGATCGTACCCTGGGCAACCACTACCATATACAGTGCATTCACTGTAAGCGGGTGGATGATATCGAGCTTTTCGAAGATATCAACTTGTCACAACGAAATGTTGATACCAATGGATACACACTTGAATCATATGAGATTGTTTTCAACGGGATCTGTCCCGAATGTAAAAATATGCGTGCTGCTCAATAG